The following coding sequences lie in one Apium graveolens cultivar Ventura chromosome 3, ASM990537v1, whole genome shotgun sequence genomic window:
- the LOC141714977 gene encoding protein FAR1-RELATED SEQUENCE 5-like → MERQRNKTARLDHESKTSIPETLSRWFIEDDAATLFTRAIFYKVQEEIICSCLDMQIKRMSEEIEGVTHMEIRDVKVKDKLFKVSVSRDHVVCSCKKFVMCGIVCRHVFCGLKQIGVTKYPLRLSLNRWIKVENSGTLSNSVSVENDYTKMEQAYLKLTHIWYNFRQAVNKAGMVFIKLDYVHQTKKQLNSYLDDQEGCDVEFTKRDHMAAMVGEQPTEEISVLIPNICKNKGNYFKRLISSTEKAVMKAKK, encoded by the exons ATGGAAAGGCAAAGGAACAAAACTGCAAGGCTCGATCATGAGTCAAAAACAAGTATTCCGGAGACTTTATCTAGATGGTTTATAGAAGATGATGCGGCAACTTTATTCACTCGTGCAATATTTTATAAAGTtcaagaagaaataatttgttctTGTTTGGACATGCAAATAAAGCGAATGAGTGAGGAAATTGAAGGGGTTACGCATATGGAAATCAGGGATGTCAAAGTTAAAGATAAACTATTCAAG GTGTCTGTTAGTAGAGATCATGTTGTGTGTTCTTGCAAAAAATTTGTAATGTGTGGAATAGTTTGTAGACATGTATTTTGTGGTTTGAAGCAAATTGGAGTCACAAAATATCCCTTGAGGCTTTCTCTTAATCGTTGGATAAAAGTTGAAAATTCTGGGACTCTGTCTAATTCTGTTTCAGTAGAAAATGATTATACCAAGATGGAACAGGCGTATTTGAAATTGACTCATATTTGGTATAATTTTCGTCAAGCTGTTAATAAGGCGGGAATGGTTTTTATAAAGCTAGATTATGTGCACCAGACTAAAAAGCAGTTGAATAGTTACTTGGATGATCAAGAAGGTTGTGATGTTGAATTTACTAAGAGAGATCACATGGCTGCTATGGTTGGAGAACAACCTACGGAAGAAATTAGTGTTCTCATACCAAATATCTGCAAGAACAAAGGCAACTATTTTAAGAGACTAATTAGCTCAACAGAGAAAGCTGTGATGAAAGCCAAAAAATGA